One Aliidiomarina minuta genomic region harbors:
- the acpS gene encoding holo-ACP synthase translates to MAIVGIGTDIVALARIEKVLERNPAFAERVLTGDELETYAQAGRPAALVAKRFAAKEAAAKALGTGIAQGVSFQHIEVRHTALGQPLLHLSAAALQRANTIGATAFHLSISDEADYAMAYVILESD, encoded by the coding sequence ATGGCTATTGTGGGCATTGGCACCGATATAGTCGCATTAGCAAGGATTGAGAAAGTGCTGGAGCGCAATCCGGCATTTGCAGAACGTGTGCTGACTGGCGATGAGCTGGAGACTTATGCTCAGGCGGGTCGTCCGGCTGCCTTGGTGGCAAAGCGTTTCGCTGCTAAAGAAGCAGCTGCTAAGGCTTTGGGCACTGGTATTGCGCAAGGGGTTTCCTTTCAGCATATCGAAGTACGCCATACGGCATTGGGCCAACCGCTACTGCATCTGTCAGCCGCAGCTCTTCAGCGGGCCAATACGATTGGTGCCACAGCATTCCATTTATCAATCAGCGATGAAGCTGATTATGCGATGGCTTATGTAATTCTGGAAAGCGACTAA
- the pdxJ gene encoding pyridoxine 5'-phosphate synthase: MQPALLGVNIDHIATLRNARGVSYPDPVHAATLAEQAGADGITIHLREDRRHIKDRDVELLAETLQTRMNLEMAMTDEMVAIARRINPAYCCLVPEKREELTTEGGLDVAGQISRTRDVVAELTAAGIQVSLFVDADIRQLEAAREVGAPLVELHTGHYAEVTGEAQEEALLVLKKAAREAKALGLIVNAGHGLHYHNTAAVAAIPEFYELNIGHSIISRSVFSGLAQAVADMKHIIDNART, encoded by the coding sequence ATGCAACCCGCTTTACTTGGTGTCAACATTGATCATATTGCTACCTTACGCAATGCACGCGGTGTCAGTTATCCGGATCCGGTACATGCTGCAACGCTGGCTGAGCAGGCTGGCGCTGACGGAATTACTATCCATTTACGTGAAGACCGCCGTCATATTAAAGATCGCGATGTTGAATTGCTTGCCGAGACACTGCAGACCCGAATGAATCTGGAAATGGCTATGACGGATGAGATGGTCGCTATTGCGCGCCGAATTAATCCTGCCTATTGTTGCCTGGTTCCTGAAAAACGAGAAGAACTGACGACCGAAGGTGGACTTGATGTCGCCGGGCAAATTTCGCGTACCCGGGATGTAGTGGCTGAACTGACTGCTGCCGGTATTCAGGTATCTCTTTTTGTTGATGCTGATATCCGGCAACTGGAGGCCGCGCGGGAAGTTGGCGCTCCGTTGGTCGAACTGCATACCGGTCATTATGCTGAAGTTACGGGCGAGGCTCAGGAAGAAGCATTGCTGGTACTTAAGAAAGCCGCTCGTGAAGCAAAAGCTCTGGGCTTAATTGTTAATGCGGGACATGGCTTGCATTATCATAATACGGCGGCAGTAGCGGCCATTCCCGAGTTCTATGAACTTAATATCGGGCACTCTATTATTAGCCGTTCGGTGTTTAGTGGTCTGGCTCAGGCAGTGGCCGATATGAAACACATTATTGATAACGCCCGCACCTGA
- the recO gene encoding DNA repair protein RecO has product MQQAYVLHRWPYQEHSLIVEFFGQQDGRFRAIAKGARRSKRGTAPLLQPFRLLQIEVRGRHELKTLTSVEVDDYNGPLQGEFMYCGFYMNELLQRLLPEQASIPELFNAYKDTLHLLREQVSMQPVLRKFEWLLLCHLQLDFSWHEDVDNGDPIEPQQTYYFRPAEGFSVVNDNRAPTPYFSGEALLAMANFALQDASLLQQFKHIMRRALAPYLGTKPLRSRELFQAQVNTLTGPDRR; this is encoded by the coding sequence GTGCAACAGGCCTACGTATTACATCGTTGGCCCTATCAGGAGCACAGCCTGATTGTTGAATTTTTTGGTCAACAGGACGGGCGTTTTCGGGCAATTGCCAAAGGTGCCCGGCGCAGTAAACGCGGCACGGCTCCGTTGCTGCAGCCGTTCCGCTTATTACAGATAGAAGTACGTGGCCGGCATGAACTGAAAACTCTGACTTCAGTAGAAGTTGATGATTACAACGGCCCCTTGCAGGGTGAGTTTATGTATTGTGGTTTTTACATGAATGAACTGTTGCAGAGGTTGTTGCCAGAGCAGGCTTCGATTCCCGAATTATTTAACGCCTATAAGGATACCCTGCATCTGTTGCGCGAGCAGGTGAGTATGCAGCCGGTATTACGTAAATTCGAATGGCTATTGTTATGTCACCTGCAACTGGATTTTAGCTGGCATGAAGATGTCGACAATGGTGATCCGATAGAACCGCAACAGACTTATTATTTCCGACCTGCTGAAGGTTTTTCTGTGGTTAATGACAATCGTGCTCCCACTCCTTATTTTTCTGGTGAAGCGTTGCTCGCTATGGCGAATTTTGCACTGCAGGATGCCAGTTTATTACAACAATTTAAGCATATTATGCGCCGTGCACTGGCCCCTTACCTGGGGACTAAGCCACTGCGCAGTCGTGAACTTTTTCAGGCTCAGGTGAATACGCTGACGGGCCCAGACAGGAGATAG
- the era gene encoding GTPase Era, with protein sequence MTTSSRTGFVAIVGRPNVGKSTLLNQILQQKISITSKKAQTTRHRILGIDTDGDVQTVYVDTPGLHSEEKRAINRLMNRAASSSIGDVDVVLFVVDGIHWTDDDNMVLEKIKRSQRPVVLIINKIDQIKDKGELLPHMQWLAEQHKFADILPMIARSGEHIPTLKGIVARYQQEGQHMYPDDYVTDRSVRFMAAEAVREKLMRLTGDELPYSTTVEIEKYEVHESGTTHIHALILVEREGQKRMVIGQGGSKLKEVGQQARRDIERLIDGKVHLNLWVKVKSGWADDERALRSLGYGED encoded by the coding sequence ATGACAACTTCTTCACGCACTGGCTTTGTAGCCATTGTTGGACGACCGAATGTAGGTAAATCAACGTTGCTGAATCAGATATTGCAGCAAAAAATCAGTATTACCTCAAAAAAAGCTCAAACGACGCGCCATCGTATTTTAGGTATAGATACTGACGGTGATGTACAGACGGTGTATGTAGATACTCCAGGTCTGCATAGCGAAGAAAAGCGTGCTATTAATCGCCTGATGAACCGGGCTGCCAGCTCCTCTATCGGCGATGTCGACGTTGTGCTTTTTGTCGTCGATGGCATTCACTGGACCGATGATGACAACATGGTGCTGGAGAAAATAAAGCGCTCTCAACGGCCTGTAGTTCTGATTATAAATAAAATTGATCAAATAAAAGATAAAGGCGAGCTTTTGCCTCATATGCAGTGGCTGGCTGAGCAACATAAGTTTGCTGACATTCTGCCTATGATAGCGCGCTCTGGTGAGCATATACCTACGCTTAAAGGTATTGTGGCTCGTTATCAGCAGGAAGGTCAGCATATGTACCCTGACGATTATGTCACTGACCGTTCAGTGCGTTTTATGGCGGCGGAAGCGGTACGTGAGAAACTGATGCGTTTAACGGGTGATGAACTGCCGTACTCAACCACAGTAGAAATTGAAAAGTATGAAGTCCATGAGTCGGGTACTACCCATATTCACGCTTTAATACTGGTTGAGCGGGAAGGTCAGAAACGCATGGTAATAGGCCAGGGCGGCTCTAAATTAAAAGAAGTAGGGCAGCAGGCGCGTCGCGATATTGAACGTTTAATTGACGGCAAAGTGCATCTTAACCTTTGGGTGAAAGTGAAATCTGGCTGGGCCGACGATGAGCGGGCGTTGCGTAGCCTGGGTTACGGCGAGGACTAG
- the rnc gene encoding ribonuclease III has protein sequence MSLTAAASRQVQKEIGYEFSDNKLLQQALTHRSASAIHYERLEFLGDSILSMVIAEALYTQFPKEDEGDLSRMRASLVCAPMLATLAKSFNLGDHLQLGPGELKSGGFRRESILSDAVESIIGAMYLDSNVEVCKQVVLGWFQPYLQDIKPGISQKDPKTQLQERMQARQNPLPIYEVVAKQGQAHNQQFTVSCSIQQLDQPVQGSGTSRRKAEQAAASAMLQQLDDIK, from the coding sequence GTGAGTTTAACGGCAGCTGCCAGTCGTCAGGTACAAAAAGAGATTGGTTACGAGTTCAGTGATAATAAATTACTGCAGCAAGCTCTGACTCACCGCAGCGCCTCTGCTATTCATTACGAACGTCTCGAGTTTTTAGGCGATTCGATTCTGAGCATGGTTATAGCTGAGGCTCTGTATACCCAGTTCCCGAAAGAAGACGAAGGGGACCTCAGTCGTATGCGTGCGAGCCTTGTATGTGCTCCTATGCTGGCTACGTTGGCGAAGTCTTTTAACCTGGGTGACCATCTTCAACTTGGCCCGGGTGAATTAAAGAGCGGCGGTTTTCGTCGAGAGTCTATTTTATCGGATGCGGTTGAGAGCATTATTGGTGCTATGTATCTGGATAGTAATGTAGAAGTCTGTAAGCAGGTGGTACTTGGCTGGTTTCAGCCTTATCTGCAGGACATTAAGCCGGGTATCAGCCAAAAAGATCCTAAAACGCAATTGCAGGAACGTATGCAGGCGCGACAAAACCCGTTACCGATTTATGAAGTGGTGGCCAAACAGGGTCAGGCTCATAATCAGCAATTCACGGTCAGCTGTTCTATTCAACAGCTTGACCAGCCCGTGCAGGGCTCAGGCACCAGCCGCCGTAAAGCCGAGCAGGCTGCAGCGAGCGCGATGCTTCAACAACTGGATGATATAAAGTAA
- the lepB gene encoding signal peptidase I, with amino-acid sequence MTAYFSVFLVLVTVVTGIIWAIDHFVWKPRREEKITAMEAQSGTPFTEEQKNQVAPQSSIAEFAQSAFPVIALVLIVRSFVYEPFRIPSGSMMPTLLVGDFVLVEKFRYSLRDPIWRKEIISTGTPQRGDIAVFKFPVEPDLDYIKRIIGLPGDRIIYRDKQLYVQPAGCELPCEEPEILVSEHEKVSEGEFYRDRFPLSRYQETLSGVEYDILIDPSVAPRLGQYMTQEGTRADEWLVPEGHYFMVGDNRDNSIDSRYWGFVEEDLLVGRAVAIWMSFEFDRERGDWLPRWVPSGVRFSRLGGIE; translated from the coding sequence ATGACCGCATACTTTTCTGTGTTTTTAGTGTTGGTAACTGTAGTTACCGGCATAATCTGGGCGATCGATCACTTTGTCTGGAAACCCCGACGGGAAGAAAAAATAACTGCCATGGAAGCGCAGTCAGGAACTCCTTTTACAGAAGAACAGAAAAATCAGGTCGCTCCGCAATCCAGTATTGCAGAGTTTGCACAATCAGCCTTCCCCGTTATTGCGCTGGTTCTGATTGTACGTTCTTTTGTTTATGAGCCTTTCCGCATTCCTTCAGGCTCTATGATGCCAACTCTGCTGGTTGGTGACTTTGTGTTGGTTGAAAAATTCCGTTATAGCCTGCGGGATCCTATCTGGCGTAAAGAAATTATTTCTACCGGAACTCCTCAACGCGGAGATATTGCTGTTTTCAAATTCCCGGTAGAACCCGATCTTGACTATATTAAACGTATTATTGGTTTACCTGGTGACCGTATTATTTATCGCGACAAGCAGCTTTATGTGCAACCGGCTGGCTGTGAGCTGCCTTGTGAGGAACCTGAAATTCTGGTTTCAGAGCATGAAAAAGTAAGTGAAGGTGAATTCTACCGCGACCGTTTTCCGTTAAGTCGTTATCAGGAAACTCTGAGCGGTGTTGAGTACGACATTTTAATTGACCCTTCTGTCGCCCCCCGCTTAGGTCAGTACATGACCCAGGAAGGAACCCGCGCTGATGAATGGTTAGTGCCTGAAGGGCACTATTTCATGGTCGGCGACAACCGCGATAATTCTATTGACAGTCGCTATTGGGGATTTGTTGAAGAGGACCTGTTGGTTGGTCGCGCTGTGGCTATATGGATGAGCTTTGAATTTGACCGGGAACGAGGTGACTGGTTGCCGCGTTGGGTACCTAGTGGCGTTCGTTTCTCTCGTTTGGGAGGCATTGAGTGA
- the lepA gene encoding translation elongation factor 4, giving the protein MSQSGIAKKNIRNFSIIAHIDHGKSTLSDRLIQHCGGLADREMAEQVLDSMDIERERGITIKAQSVTLFYDARDGERYMLNFIDTPGHVDFSYEVSRSLAGCEGALLVVDAAQGVEAQTLANCYTAMDMDLEVVPVLNKIDLPQADAMRVAQEIEDIVGIEAIDAVQCSAKTGIGIEEVLERIVKQIPPPQGIDEKPLQALIIDSWFDNYQGVVSLVRIQQGVLKAGEKMKVMSTGQIHGVDKVGVFTPKPLDTGVLRSGEVGFVIAGIKDILGAPVGDTLTNAKDPSDQALPGFRKVKPQVYAGMFPISSEDYEKLRDALGKLSLNDASLFYEPENSGALGFGFRCGFLGMLHMEIIQERLEREYDIDLITTAPTVIYRVTTTDGKEHKVDNPSALPPVNLIDEIFEPIVEANILVPQEHLGNVITLCVEKRGVQTRMAYHGNQVAMTYELPMAEVVMDFFDRLKSTSRGYASLDYQFKRFQASHMVRVDILINGDRVDALALITHRDNAEYRGRAVVDKMRELIPRQMFDIAIQAAIGNHVIARSTVKQLRKNVTAKCYGGDVSRKKKLLQKQKEGKKRMKQVGNVEVPQEAFLAVLKTSK; this is encoded by the coding sequence ATGAGCCAATCCGGCATTGCTAAGAAGAATATCCGTAACTTTTCCATTATTGCTCACATCGACCACGGCAAGTCGACACTTTCTGATCGTTTGATTCAGCATTGTGGTGGTTTGGCAGACCGCGAAATGGCGGAGCAGGTACTTGACTCAATGGATATTGAGCGAGAGCGGGGAATTACCATCAAGGCGCAAAGTGTGACCTTGTTTTATGATGCCCGCGACGGAGAGCGTTACATGCTCAATTTCATCGACACTCCTGGACATGTGGATTTCTCTTATGAGGTCTCACGCAGTCTGGCAGGTTGTGAAGGTGCGCTGTTGGTAGTCGACGCAGCACAGGGCGTGGAAGCGCAGACGCTGGCGAATTGTTACACCGCTATGGATATGGATCTGGAAGTGGTGCCGGTATTGAATAAGATCGATCTACCGCAGGCAGATGCGATGCGGGTAGCTCAGGAAATTGAAGATATTGTTGGTATTGAAGCTATTGATGCCGTGCAGTGCTCAGCTAAAACCGGTATCGGTATTGAAGAGGTGCTGGAACGTATTGTTAAGCAAATCCCGCCTCCTCAAGGGATAGATGAAAAACCCCTGCAGGCGCTTATTATTGACTCCTGGTTTGATAACTATCAGGGGGTGGTGTCACTGGTGCGTATTCAACAAGGCGTACTGAAAGCCGGCGAAAAAATGAAAGTGATGAGCACCGGACAGATACATGGTGTTGATAAAGTCGGTGTTTTCACCCCGAAACCGCTGGATACAGGCGTTTTACGCTCTGGTGAAGTAGGTTTTGTGATTGCAGGCATCAAAGATATTCTTGGCGCTCCAGTTGGCGATACGCTGACCAACGCTAAAGACCCTTCTGATCAGGCATTGCCCGGTTTCCGTAAAGTCAAACCCCAGGTGTATGCAGGCATGTTTCCGATTAGCTCAGAGGACTACGAGAAACTTCGTGATGCCCTGGGTAAGCTTAGCCTGAACGACGCTTCTTTATTTTACGAACCGGAAAATTCCGGGGCACTGGGTTTTGGTTTCCGCTGCGGTTTTCTCGGTATGCTGCACATGGAAATTATTCAGGAGCGTTTGGAGCGTGAATACGATATTGATCTTATAACCACAGCACCTACGGTTATTTATCGTGTCACTACCACCGATGGTAAAGAGCATAAGGTTGATAATCCGTCGGCGTTACCGCCGGTGAACCTGATTGATGAAATTTTTGAGCCCATTGTGGAAGCCAATATTCTGGTTCCACAGGAACACCTGGGCAACGTGATTACGCTTTGTGTAGAAAAGCGTGGTGTGCAAACCCGTATGGCGTATCACGGTAATCAGGTAGCCATGACATACGAGCTGCCAATGGCAGAAGTCGTCATGGACTTTTTTGATCGACTGAAGTCAACCAGTCGCGGTTATGCGTCACTGGACTATCAGTTTAAACGCTTTCAGGCTTCGCACATGGTGCGTGTTGATATTCTTATCAATGGCGACAGAGTGGATGCTTTGGCATTGATCACACATAGAGATAATGCCGAGTATCGTGGTCGTGCAGTAGTCGATAAAATGCGTGAACTGATTCCTCGTCAGATGTTTGATATAGCGATTCAGGCAGCTATTGGTAATCATGTCATTGCGCGTAGCACAGTGAAACAACTACGTAAAAACGTGACCGCTAAGTGTTATGGTGGTGACGTTAGCCGGAAGAAAAAATTACTGCAAAAACAAAAAGAAGGGAAGAAACGCATGAAACAGGTAGGTAACGTGGAAGTTCCGCAGGAAGCATTCCTGGCCGTACTTAAAACCAGTAAATAA
- a CDS encoding SoxR reducing system RseC family protein: protein MIRELGEVVEVSAGKVVISTHLKSGCSGCEQQNRCGAGLLSKAFPNRRGEFSITGNYDFTPGQQVELQLPEQALTRFSLLLYIIPLLALLAGAAVGQLFWPLYEPLSILSGALFMAASFYLLRRYLRHRDVKVQGLLQVKAASAVDTENRL from the coding sequence ATGATCAGGGAACTGGGCGAAGTCGTTGAAGTGAGCGCAGGTAAAGTTGTTATCAGTACTCACCTGAAAAGCGGCTGTTCTGGTTGTGAGCAGCAAAATCGCTGTGGTGCGGGCTTATTATCAAAAGCTTTTCCTAATCGCCGCGGCGAGTTCAGTATTACAGGTAACTATGATTTCACTCCAGGGCAGCAGGTAGAACTGCAACTTCCGGAACAGGCTCTGACCCGCTTTTCTCTTCTGCTATATATAATTCCATTACTTGCCTTATTGGCAGGTGCTGCCGTCGGACAGCTATTCTGGCCACTCTACGAACCTCTTTCAATTTTATCTGGTGCACTGTTTATGGCAGCAAGTTTCTATTTGTTGCGCCGTTATTTACGTCACCGTGACGTTAAAGTACAGGGCTTATTGCAGGTAAAAGCCGCATCGGCGGTGGACACAGAGAACCGACTTTGA
- a CDS encoding MucB/RseB C-terminal domain-containing protein, whose product MIKAVQKVILLVAFSFSAVSVAQVDDEALAQGADWYDRMNQALRELNFDAALVHVRGQRVEPYRWLHGLSDSGQEIEVLSGLNGPEYKVLRLDDHVSYYHSMGSPYSLRAEVLDGPFPSGFFYPFAEISEAYNAIAVGGGRVIDRPAQHIRVLARDRQRYGYSIWLDKDTGLILRAATLSVDGDVLEQVQLTSLQISDHFPDNLRELKEVTRPPMVEDDSNRREVQGDWDLSWLPAGFKLLRSNHHQMAVTGQQTDYFLYSDGLAKFSVYIGLRGQGTGPVQVEGADSLYAKELGNYMVTVVGRLPFETVKRIADGVQVAR is encoded by the coding sequence ATGATAAAAGCGGTACAGAAGGTTATTTTACTGGTTGCCTTTAGTTTCTCTGCAGTCAGTGTGGCTCAGGTTGATGATGAAGCCCTGGCTCAGGGGGCCGACTGGTATGACCGTATGAATCAGGCCTTGCGTGAGCTGAACTTCGACGCAGCGCTTGTGCATGTCCGTGGGCAGCGGGTAGAACCCTATCGCTGGTTACATGGACTTTCTGATAGTGGCCAGGAAATAGAGGTTTTGTCGGGACTTAACGGACCTGAATATAAAGTATTACGCCTTGATGACCACGTTTCTTATTATCACTCCATGGGCTCGCCATACAGCCTTCGGGCTGAGGTTCTGGATGGACCTTTCCCATCAGGATTTTTTTATCCGTTTGCCGAAATAAGCGAGGCTTATAACGCTATTGCAGTAGGTGGCGGTCGGGTAATAGACAGGCCCGCTCAGCACATTCGTGTGCTGGCTCGTGATCGTCAGCGTTATGGCTATTCAATCTGGCTGGATAAAGACACGGGCCTGATACTGCGCGCCGCGACCTTGTCAGTGGACGGGGATGTATTGGAACAGGTACAGCTTACCAGTCTGCAAATAAGTGACCATTTTCCGGATAATTTGCGTGAATTGAAAGAAGTTACCCGTCCTCCTATGGTGGAAGACGATAGTAATCGCAGAGAAGTTCAGGGAGATTGGGATTTAAGCTGGTTGCCAGCCGGATTTAAGCTATTGCGGTCGAATCATCACCAAATGGCGGTTACCGGGCAGCAAACTGACTATTTTCTTTATTCCGACGGTTTAGCTAAATTTTCTGTATATATTGGCCTTCGAGGGCAGGGAACCGGTCCCGTTCAGGTTGAAGGAGCTGATTCGCTGTATGCAAAAGAACTGGGTAATTACATGGTGACTGTTGTTGGTCGCCTGCCATTTGAAACGGTAAAGCGTATTGCTGATGGCGTACAGGTAGCGCGATGA
- a CDS encoding sigma-E factor negative regulatory protein, which yields MTDKHNEHLSALIDSEDLDERVLERMLTDDEQKSTWQRYQLVGAVIRDEARPGMAIDISASVAAQVAEEPAIAAPKTRQSWLKPAANDSWWRPAASFAVAASVALVTVIGVTSYQMSPTGELPSQRADATSSNPIFETNPLPGFASPVSFNSIQESPRTEMDSGTAQRRQLQSYFIDHQQQLQLSHQHQEEQEPLEKEQAKDGSN from the coding sequence ATGACTGACAAGCATAATGAACATCTGTCAGCGCTGATTGATAGTGAAGACCTAGATGAAAGAGTGCTTGAACGCATGCTGACCGACGATGAGCAAAAGTCGACCTGGCAGCGTTATCAATTGGTGGGTGCGGTTATCCGTGACGAAGCCCGGCCAGGTATGGCCATTGATATTTCAGCTTCGGTAGCCGCTCAGGTTGCTGAAGAGCCTGCTATTGCGGCACCTAAAACTCGCCAAAGCTGGCTGAAGCCAGCAGCCAATGACTCATGGTGGCGTCCGGCAGCTAGTTTTGCTGTTGCAGCCAGTGTTGCTCTGGTGACTGTTATTGGAGTTACCAGTTACCAAATGTCGCCAACCGGAGAGCTTCCGTCGCAGCGAGCTGATGCGACATCGAGTAACCCTATCTTTGAAACTAATCCTTTACCTGGTTTTGCCAGTCCTGTTAGTTTTAATTCTATTCAGGAGTCTCCGCGAACTGAGATGGATAGCGGAACAGCACAACGGCGCCAGTTACAGTCTTACTTTATTGACCATCAGCAGCAGTTGCAGTTGAGTCATCAGCATCAGGAAGAGCAGGAGCCGTTAGAAAAAGAGCAGGCTAAAGACGGAAGTAACTAA
- the rpoE gene encoding RNA polymerase sigma factor RpoE, whose product MSEQEIDQRLVERVQNGEQAAFDILVKKYQHKIMSLIARYVKQQGDVPDVAQEAFIKAYRALPNFRGESAFYTWLYRIAVNTAKNYLVSRGRKPPSSDIDAQEAEFLDDGHGLKDIASPESQLLSEEMRAVILDAINDLPDDLKQAITLRELDGMGYEEIAVTMDCPIGTVRSRIFRAREAIDKKLKPLLEG is encoded by the coding sequence ATGAGCGAACAGGAAATTGATCAGCGTCTGGTTGAACGGGTGCAGAATGGTGAGCAGGCGGCATTTGATATACTGGTAAAAAAATATCAGCATAAGATTATGAGCCTGATAGCCCGTTATGTGAAACAGCAGGGTGATGTGCCTGATGTTGCCCAGGAAGCTTTTATTAAAGCTTATCGTGCGCTACCTAATTTTCGTGGCGAAAGTGCTTTTTATACCTGGCTTTATCGGATCGCGGTGAACACAGCCAAGAACTATCTGGTTTCACGAGGCCGTAAACCACCAAGTTCAGATATTGATGCGCAGGAAGCGGAATTTTTAGATGATGGGCATGGTCTGAAAGATATAGCGTCGCCGGAAAGCCAATTGTTGTCTGAAGAAATGAGAGCAGTGATACTGGATGCGATAAATGATTTACCCGATGATTTGAAACAGGCTATTACTTTGCGAGAATTGGATGGCATGGGGTATGAAGAAATAGCAGTAACCATGGACTGCCCGATAGGTACTGTGCGTTCGCGCATTTTCAGGGCACGTGAAGCAATAGATAAGAAATTAAAGCCTTTATTGGAAGGTTGA
- the nadB gene encoding L-aspartate oxidase gives MTARFAYQCDALIIGSGAAGLSLALKLAQDLSVIVLSKGPLVEGSTYYAQGGIAAVFDENDSIESHVTDTLKAGAGLCDRQTVQFTASRAKAALQWLIELGTPFDTEQNEQGEARYHLTREGGHSHRRILHAADATGRAVQTTLVDQIQHHPNIQVLEGYNAVDLITRENDSSKHCIGAYAWSRHDSKVYTISAPFVTLATGGSSKVYQYTSNPDIASGDGIAMAWRAGCRVANMEFNQFHPTCLFHPQAQNFLLSEALRGEGAKLKRPDGSSFMKDFHEDGELAPRDVVARAIDFEMKRLGADCMYLDISHQDSEFVRQHFPTIYQRCLTLGIDITQEPMPIVPAAHYTCGGVVTDLNAQTDLPGLYAIGEVAYTGLHGANRMASNSLLECVVFAHAAAEHIASRVKQAKPAHNLPAWDDSLVTDSDEEVIIQHNWHELRLFMWDYVGIVRTNKRLERAARRIELLQQEIHDYYSNFRVSNNLLELRNLVQVAELIVKSAMQRKESRGLHYNLDYPNLLKDPQATIISPDDAGSR, from the coding sequence ATGACAGCTCGCTTCGCCTACCAATGTGATGCACTGATTATTGGCAGCGGTGCTGCCGGTCTCTCACTTGCATTAAAACTTGCTCAGGACCTGAGTGTAATAGTACTCAGTAAAGGCCCATTGGTCGAGGGTTCTACTTACTACGCTCAGGGTGGTATTGCTGCTGTATTTGATGAAAATGATAGCATTGAATCCCATGTCACCGATACTCTCAAAGCTGGCGCTGGCCTTTGTGACCGACAAACCGTGCAATTTACAGCATCGCGGGCAAAAGCTGCCTTACAATGGCTTATCGAGTTAGGTACCCCTTTTGATACCGAGCAGAATGAACAAGGCGAAGCTCGTTACCATCTGACACGTGAAGGTGGCCACAGCCACCGCCGCATATTACACGCGGCCGATGCCACTGGCCGTGCCGTACAAACCACGCTGGTTGACCAGATTCAGCACCACCCTAATATCCAGGTGCTCGAAGGTTATAATGCGGTCGATCTAATTACCCGGGAAAACGATAGTAGTAAACACTGCATAGGCGCTTATGCCTGGAGCCGCCACGACAGCAAGGTATACACCATAAGTGCGCCCTTTGTGACTCTTGCTACGGGTGGTTCCAGTAAAGTTTATCAATACACCAGTAATCCGGATATAGCCAGTGGCGACGGCATTGCCATGGCCTGGCGCGCAGGTTGCCGGGTTGCCAATATGGAATTCAACCAGTTTCACCCAACCTGCCTGTTTCATCCACAAGCGCAAAACTTTTTGCTCAGCGAAGCACTGCGCGGTGAAGGTGCCAAATTGAAACGTCCGGATGGCAGTTCGTTTATGAAGGACTTTCATGAAGATGGAGAGCTGGCACCACGTGATGTCGTGGCCCGCGCTATCGACTTTGAAATGAAACGCCTGGGTGCGGACTGCATGTATCTGGATATTTCGCACCAGGACAGCGAATTCGTTCGCCAGCATTTTCCGACTATTTATCAGCGCTGCCTGACTCTCGGCATTGACATCACACAAGAGCCCATGCCGATAGTACCGGCAGCTCACTATACCTGTGGCGGCGTAGTTACCGATTTAAATGCGCAAACTGACCTGCCAGGCCTCTACGCAATAGGAGAAGTCGCTTATACCGGCTTACACGGTGCCAATCGCATGGCCAGCAATTCGTTGCTGGAGTGTGTGGTTTTTGCCCATGCTGCAGCTGAACACATAGCATCCAGGGTTAAACAAGCAAAACCCGCTCATAATCTGCCAGCCTGGGATGACAGCCTGGTTACCGACTCTGATGAAGAAGTTATTATTCAGCATAACTGGCACGAGCTGCGTCTGTTTATGTGGGATTATGTAGGTATCGTAAGAACGAATAAGCGACTGGAGCGTGCTGCCCGGCGCATTGAATTATTACAGCAGGAAATTCATGACTATTATTCAAATTTCCGTGTTTCTAATAATCTGCTGGAACTGCGCAACCTGGTACAGGTAGCTGAGCTTATCGTAAAGTCTGCTATGCAGCGCAAAGAAAGTCGCGGCCTGCACTATAACCTGGATTACCCTAATCTGCTCAAAGATCCTCAGGCTACTATTATCTCTCCTGATGACGCCGGTTCAAGATAA